The following coding sequences lie in one Candidatus Rokuibacteriota bacterium genomic window:
- a CDS encoding LysR family transcriptional regulator, which yields MDLRQLEAFAKVAELGSFSKAAEALFLTQPTVSEHIRALEQELGVRLLDRFGRGAEPTKAGQLLLTYTQRILQLHRDARQALEQFQGRMSGELVVGASTIPGEYVLPALIGRFKEKYPDISISLLIGDTRQAVDWLLDGKVEAAVVGAQLPEAVLEYQELMPDELVVVVASSHPWHGRKTVALDEVRNEPLIVRERGSGSRQTLERALGEVGLDLAAFRIVGEMGSTQAIKQAVKAGVGISLISKRAVADECRAKLLWCVKVQDLRFSRSFYLVTHRGRTRSPLAEAFLAFLQAESSEAARESGGRVRVSKQ from the coding sequence AGCTGGGAAGCTTCTCCAAGGCGGCCGAGGCCCTCTTTCTCACCCAGCCGACCGTGTCCGAGCACATCCGGGCGCTCGAGCAAGAGCTGGGGGTGAGGCTTCTGGACCGCTTCGGTCGGGGCGCCGAGCCGACGAAGGCCGGCCAGCTCCTGCTGACGTACACCCAGCGGATCCTCCAGCTCCACCGCGATGCGCGCCAGGCCCTGGAGCAGTTCCAGGGGCGCATGTCGGGCGAGCTGGTCGTGGGGGCGAGCACGATCCCGGGCGAGTACGTGCTCCCTGCGCTCATCGGCCGCTTCAAGGAGAAGTATCCGGACATCTCCATCTCGCTCCTGATCGGCGACACCCGGCAGGCCGTCGACTGGCTCCTGGACGGGAAGGTGGAGGCCGCCGTCGTGGGAGCCCAGTTGCCTGAGGCGGTCCTGGAGTACCAGGAGCTGATGCCTGACGAGCTGGTCGTCGTCGTCGCCTCCAGCCACCCCTGGCACGGGCGGAAGACCGTCGCGCTCGACGAGGTGAGGAACGAGCCACTCATCGTGAGGGAGCGGGGCTCGGGGTCGCGCCAGACGCTGGAGCGGGCCCTCGGCGAGGTGGGGCTGGACCTCGCCGCGTTTCGCATCGTGGGAGAGATGGGGTCGACCCAGGCCATCAAGCAGGCGGTGAAGGCGGGGGTCGGCATTTCGCTGATCTCGAAGCGGGCTGTGGCGGACGAGTGCCGTGCGAAGCTCCTCTGGTGCGTCAAGGTCCAAGACCTCCGCTTCTCACGGTCTTTCTACCTCGTCACCCATCGGGGCCGGACCCGTTCCCCCCTGGCCGAGGCGTTTCTCGCGTTCCTCCAGGCCGAGTCCTCGGAAGCCGCCCGTGAATCGGGCGGGAGGGTTCGGGTATCCAAACAGTGA
- the selD gene encoding selenide, water dikinase SelD, with the protein MADTKLTAPSSGKEIRLTSYAACAGUASKMGPGELQNVLKDLKQRQHPDLLVGLARSDDAAVYRVSDELAIVETVDFFPPIVDDPYTYGAIAAVNAMSDVYAMGGWVIFALNVAGFPREFPGELIAEIFRGGADKVAEAGGVVAGGHTVVDAEPKYGLCVTGLVHPRKIFIKGGLRAGDRLFLSKPLGTGVIATAAKADDCAPEVLDGAVRSMLRLNRVGAEVAQEVGVQGATDITGFGLFGHAVEMVEASDVGIELRSAAIPILDGALTLAAKGHFSGGMKRNRRHVEASLGPGLFLDPSLPAHLVSLLFESETSGGLFFSVEAAKADAVIPRFKERGEPCWEIGRVTTGPGIRIL; encoded by the coding sequence ATGGCTGACACCAAGCTGACGGCCCCGTCCTCGGGCAAGGAGATCCGCCTCACCAGCTACGCCGCCTGCGCCGGCTGAGCCTCCAAGATGGGGCCCGGCGAGCTCCAGAACGTGCTCAAGGATCTGAAGCAGCGCCAGCATCCCGACCTCCTGGTCGGGCTGGCGCGGAGCGACGACGCGGCGGTCTACCGGGTCAGCGACGAGCTGGCGATCGTCGAGACCGTGGACTTCTTTCCGCCCATCGTGGACGATCCTTACACCTACGGCGCCATCGCGGCGGTCAACGCCATGTCGGATGTCTACGCGATGGGGGGCTGGGTCATCTTCGCCCTCAACGTCGCGGGATTCCCGCGGGAGTTCCCCGGTGAGCTGATCGCCGAGATCTTCAGGGGCGGTGCCGACAAGGTCGCCGAGGCCGGCGGGGTCGTGGCGGGCGGCCACACCGTGGTGGACGCCGAGCCCAAGTACGGCCTGTGCGTGACCGGGCTCGTGCATCCGAGGAAGATCTTCATCAAGGGAGGCCTCAGGGCCGGCGACAGGCTCTTCCTCTCCAAGCCGTTGGGCACGGGCGTTATCGCCACGGCGGCCAAAGCCGACGACTGCGCCCCCGAAGTCCTCGACGGCGCGGTGCGCAGCATGCTCAGGCTGAACCGGGTGGGCGCGGAGGTGGCGCAGGAGGTCGGCGTCCAGGGCGCGACCGATATCACGGGCTTCGGTCTGTTCGGCCACGCCGTCGAGATGGTGGAGGCCTCGGACGTGGGGATCGAGCTCAGGAGCGCGGCGATCCCGATCCTGGACGGCGCGCTCACGCTCGCCGCGAAAGGGCACTTCAGCGGCGGGATGAAGCGGAACCGGCGTCATGTCGAGGCGAGCCTCGGGCCCGGGCTCTTCCTCGATCCGAGCCTCCCGGCCCATCTGGTGAGCCTCCTCTTCGAGTCCGAGACCTCCGGAGGCCTCTTCTTCTCGGTCGAGGCCGCGAAGGCGGACGCGGTGATCCCGCGCTTCAAGGAGCGCGGCGAGCCCTGCTGGGAGATCGGTCGCGTCACGACCGGGCCCGGTATCCGCATCCTCTAG
- a CDS encoding glycogen debranching enzyme family protein produces MTLDWGRETCGQLVTAESREWLCANGLGSFASGTVAGTLTRRYHGLLVAALKPPLGRTLLVARVDETVDYAGAPYPLFTNRWADGTVEPHGYRHIERFRREGTTPVWTYACGDALLEKRVWMEHGANTTYLQYRVLRAGGPLALELKGLVNYRDYHRAARSDGWRLAVEPVPGGLRVLAFDGATPFVLLARGAECQLAHVWYHGFHLALEAERGLEAREDHLHAGTFRVTLGPGEALTLALSAEAQVSLDAEAAWQRRQSHEAELLSAWRRAQPLASGAPAWVDQLVLAADQFVVRRPLPDDPDGISVIAGYHWFGDWGRDTMISLPGLALSTGRPQVARKILTTFARFVDRGMLPNRFPDVEETPEYNTADATLWYFDAIQTYHGATGDDALLKRLFPVLEEIVRWHVEGTRYGIAVDPADGLLRSGARGVQLTWMDAKVGDWVVTPRTGKAVEINALWYNALTSMGAFARRLGKPADPWERLASRVKASFERFWSEALGYCHDVIDGPDGDDAALRPNQIFAASLAESPLAPERRRKVVDACARHLLTSFGLRSLAPGHPQYRGRYGGGQLERDGAYHQGTVWGWLLGPFALAHLRAYGDPARARSFLLPMAQHLGDYGVGSIAEIFDGDPPFTPRGCIAQAWSVAETLRAWIEIGAAAAPGPRRSSARGRTRRSS; encoded by the coding sequence ATGACGCTCGACTGGGGGCGCGAGACGTGCGGTCAGCTCGTGACTGCCGAGTCGCGGGAGTGGCTCTGCGCCAACGGCCTCGGCAGCTTCGCCTCGGGCACCGTGGCCGGGACGCTCACGCGCCGCTACCACGGCCTCCTGGTCGCGGCGCTCAAGCCGCCGCTGGGACGGACCCTCCTCGTCGCCAGGGTTGACGAGACCGTCGACTACGCGGGAGCCCCGTACCCGCTCTTCACCAACCGCTGGGCGGACGGGACCGTGGAGCCCCACGGCTACCGCCACATCGAGCGCTTCAGGCGGGAGGGGACGACCCCTGTCTGGACGTACGCCTGCGGCGACGCCCTCCTGGAAAAGCGCGTCTGGATGGAGCACGGCGCCAACACCACGTATCTCCAGTACCGCGTGCTCAGGGCGGGAGGTCCCCTCGCCCTCGAGCTCAAGGGGCTGGTCAACTATCGCGACTACCACCGGGCCGCGCGCAGCGACGGCTGGCGGCTGGCGGTCGAGCCGGTCCCCGGTGGCCTCAGGGTCCTCGCCTTCGATGGCGCCACGCCCTTCGTCCTCCTGGCCCGGGGCGCCGAGTGCCAGCTGGCCCATGTCTGGTACCACGGCTTTCACCTGGCGCTCGAGGCGGAGCGCGGGCTCGAGGCGCGGGAGGATCACCTCCACGCGGGAACCTTCAGGGTCACGCTCGGGCCGGGAGAGGCGCTCACGCTCGCGCTTTCGGCGGAAGCGCAGGTGTCGCTCGACGCGGAGGCGGCCTGGCAACGGCGGCAGTCTCACGAGGCCGAGCTGCTCTCGGCCTGGCGTCGCGCCCAGCCTCTGGCCAGCGGGGCTCCGGCCTGGGTGGACCAGCTGGTCCTGGCCGCCGACCAGTTTGTCGTCCGCCGCCCGCTCCCGGACGATCCCGATGGGATATCGGTGATCGCGGGCTACCACTGGTTCGGAGACTGGGGGCGCGACACGATGATCAGCCTCCCCGGGCTGGCGCTCTCCACGGGGCGCCCCCAGGTGGCCCGGAAGATCCTTACGACCTTTGCGCGCTTCGTGGACCGGGGGATGCTCCCGAATCGATTTCCCGACGTGGAAGAGACGCCCGAGTACAACACCGCGGACGCCACGCTCTGGTACTTCGACGCGATCCAGACCTACCACGGAGCGACGGGCGACGACGCGCTCCTCAAGAGGCTGTTCCCTGTTTTGGAGGAGATCGTCCGCTGGCACGTGGAGGGCACCCGCTACGGGATCGCGGTGGACCCCGCCGACGGCCTGCTCCGGTCCGGCGCGCGGGGCGTCCAGCTCACGTGGATGGACGCCAAGGTCGGCGACTGGGTGGTGACGCCGCGGACGGGCAAGGCGGTGGAGATCAACGCGCTCTGGTACAACGCGCTCACCTCCATGGGGGCCTTCGCTCGCCGGCTGGGCAAGCCTGCCGATCCGTGGGAGCGCCTCGCCAGCCGGGTGAAGGCGAGCTTCGAGCGCTTCTGGAGCGAGGCCCTTGGCTACTGCCACGACGTCATCGACGGCCCGGACGGCGACGACGCCGCGCTGCGGCCCAACCAGATCTTCGCCGCGTCGCTCGCCGAAAGCCCGCTCGCTCCCGAGCGCCGGCGGAAGGTGGTGGACGCCTGTGCCCGCCATCTCCTGACGTCCTTCGGGCTCCGAAGCCTGGCGCCGGGGCACCCGCAGTACCGTGGGCGCTACGGCGGTGGCCAGTTGGAGCGCGACGGCGCCTATCACCAGGGGACCGTCTGGGGATGGCTGCTCGGCCCCTTCGCCCTGGCTCATCTGCGGGCGTACGGGGATCCCGCGAGAGCCCGCTCCTTCCTCCTGCCGATGGCCCAGCATCTGGGAGACTACGGGGTGGGAAGCATCGCCGAGATCTTCGACGGCGATCCCCCGTTCACGCCCCGCGGCTGCATCGCCCAGGCCTGGA